The Pseudoalteromonas spongiae UST010723-006 genome window below encodes:
- a CDS encoding peptidylprolyl isomerase — MDKLKLSLLAAGLFAGAAQATIVEVQTTQGNFQINLFDETTPKTVENFLKYVNDERYNEVVFHRLITDFVLQGGGYTYNGSKFLPIDTYGTVVNEPVYSNVRGTIAMAKVANNPNSATSQWFINLKDNSANLDTQNGGFTVFGQVIGEGMDLIDQLSNFACNEYPLVNTTEEQCTDLKNGNASLGAERLITIENVTIIDSNSDTASDLTPKENTLIKEPPKPPVTSDDSGGSFGALLGLMASALIWRRKRKPVLAR, encoded by the coding sequence ATGGACAAGCTAAAACTATCTCTCTTAGCTGCTGGCTTATTTGCGGGCGCTGCGCAGGCAACGATTGTTGAGGTTCAAACTACACAAGGCAACTTTCAAATAAACCTGTTTGATGAAACTACACCAAAAACAGTCGAGAACTTTCTAAAATATGTTAATGACGAGCGTTACAATGAAGTGGTGTTTCACCGCTTAATAACGGACTTCGTACTGCAAGGTGGTGGCTACACCTATAACGGCAGTAAATTTTTACCTATCGATACCTATGGTACTGTGGTAAATGAGCCTGTTTATTCTAACGTACGTGGCACTATTGCAATGGCAAAAGTGGCTAATAACCCTAATAGTGCGACAAGTCAGTGGTTTATCAACCTAAAAGATAATAGCGCTAACTTAGATACACAAAATGGTGGTTTTACGGTGTTTGGCCAAGTAATTGGTGAAGGCATGGATTTAATTGACCAGTTATCTAATTTTGCGTGTAATGAATACCCACTCGTAAATACAACGGAAGAGCAGTGTACAGACCTTAAAAATGGTAATGCATCGCTTGGCGCTGAACGTTTAATTACCATCGAAAACGTTACGATTATTGATAGCAACAGTGACACCGCAAGTGATTTAACACCAAAGGAAAATACCTTAATAAAAGAGCCACCAAAGCCGCCAGTAACGTCGGATGATTCAGGTGGTAGCTTTGGCGCATTATTGGGTTTAATGGCGAGTGCGTTAATTTGGCGACGCAAGCGCAAGCCTGTGTTAGCGCGCTAA
- a CDS encoding GNAT family N-acetyltransferase yields the protein MKNIALQELTTADAEFIFKLVTQASFKEHIGDKGVYNLNSAAKHLEEKYIQPYQQYGYGLWGIKDLDRNCFVGVCGLVTRPDFDIPDLGYSLLDEFTKQGYVAEAARKTIERARNKHGFDTLNAITSPTNNASINVLEKLGFKFIKQFELAGYEGVSNLYQLAL from the coding sequence GTGAAAAATATCGCGCTACAAGAATTAACCACTGCCGATGCTGAGTTCATTTTTAAGTTAGTAACGCAAGCGAGTTTTAAAGAGCACATTGGTGATAAAGGGGTGTATAATCTAAACAGTGCAGCAAAGCACCTTGAAGAAAAGTACATTCAGCCCTACCAGCAATATGGTTATGGTTTATGGGGTATAAAAGATCTCGACCGTAATTGTTTTGTTGGCGTATGTGGCTTAGTAACACGCCCTGATTTTGACATTCCTGATCTTGGCTATTCGTTACTTGATGAGTTTACAAAGCAAGGTTATGTGGCAGAAGCTGCGCGAAAAACCATTGAACGTGCCCGCAATAAGCACGGCTTTGACACATTAAATGCCATTACTTCACCCACTAATAACGCGTCAATTAACGTGCTTGAAAAACTTGGCTTTAAGTTTATTAAGCAATTTGAACTTGCCGGTTATGAAGGGGTTTCTAACCTTTATCAATTAGCGCTTTAA
- a CDS encoding PqiC family protein: protein MRILLVSVLFLLLGGCSSQVDTISYYQLDGGEFAPNKLGKQARANIIVSNPKLTGHLANRGIAVEVAPLQIQSANGHLWSSSPSELLLQASVVNLDNQLSQSRVIPLQLESAINATLPTFRVDYYLTKFQANQNGEGVIAGIVTVYKLEHTSATIVYSQGFNQAVSLDDDGYGPLVSALNSAWNNVNNAVATELKALIDKG from the coding sequence ATGCGTATTTTACTGGTTTCAGTTCTTTTTTTATTATTGGGCGGGTGTAGCAGCCAAGTTGACACTATTAGTTATTACCAGCTTGATGGCGGCGAATTTGCACCAAATAAATTAGGTAAACAAGCACGCGCTAATATCATTGTCAGTAACCCTAAGTTAACCGGGCATCTTGCCAATCGCGGTATTGCTGTAGAGGTTGCACCATTGCAAATACAAAGCGCCAACGGCCATTTGTGGAGCAGCAGTCCCAGTGAATTGTTACTGCAAGCAAGCGTAGTTAATCTTGATAACCAGTTGTCGCAAAGCCGCGTTATTCCCCTACAGTTAGAATCTGCAATTAATGCCACGTTACCAACCTTTCGCGTAGATTATTATCTGACTAAGTTTCAAGCGAATCAGAACGGCGAAGGTGTAATAGCGGGCATAGTAACGGTATATAAACTTGAGCATACCTCAGCTACTATCGTGTATAGCCAAGGCTTTAATCAAGCCGTATCGCTTGACGATGACGGCTACGGCCCGCTTGTTAGCGCGTTAAATAGTGCATGGAACAATGTCAACAACGCGGTTGCAACTGAGCTTAAAGCGCTAATTGATAAAGGTTAG
- a CDS encoding GNAT family N-acyltransferase, whose protein sequence is MIHVDQVIAKQFPQLINNPLLYKSSSKLLKNLMHEGDFHQFENDFPHLSGLDFVEQVLDYFDVSYSVRDSEKLHIPASGRLVIIANHPIGSLDALALIKLISEVRSDIRVMANQLLYSLAPLQEMLVPVDNIKGTTSKITVNRIKEHLSDEGVLLIFPAGEVSRLRPTGVRDTFWQKGFLKIAKAYQAPILPMHVDAKNSPMFYSVSMLYKPLASFLLVNEMFKQRKRNFPIRIGALIPHSAFADSPLHDTQLTKLFKKHIYAIGDGKPGYFQTEKCIALPENKANLSRLIREKCKLLGETHDGKMIYLYQHGDSCVIMREIGRLREIAFRAVGEGTNQKRDIDKYDSDYLHLILWDKDELEIVGAYRFGRADVLTHNAKSAGLYSSTLVNYKDEMAPYFAKGLELGRSFVQPKYWGKRSLDYLWFGIGAYLQHHPEIRYLFGPVSISGTLPEPAKDQLVSFYSHYFAHQSTLATSNNPYRYTNTHELPNYTNDYKEDFKALKSTLAEQGVAIPTLYKQYTELCEPGGVKFLCFGVDPDFNNSVDGLVLVDLNTLKQNKRKRYLNQ, encoded by the coding sequence ATGATCCATGTCGACCAAGTAATCGCAAAACAATTTCCGCAACTTATAAATAACCCTTTGCTTTATAAATCAAGCAGCAAATTATTAAAAAATTTAATGCACGAAGGGGATTTTCATCAATTTGAAAATGATTTTCCGCATTTATCAGGACTTGATTTTGTAGAGCAAGTACTTGATTATTTTGATGTTAGTTATTCGGTGCGAGATAGCGAAAAGCTGCATATTCCTGCATCAGGACGTTTGGTGATAATCGCTAATCACCCAATTGGCTCACTCGATGCATTGGCATTGATTAAATTAATTAGTGAAGTGCGTAGCGATATTCGCGTGATGGCAAACCAACTGCTTTATAGCTTAGCGCCGCTACAAGAAATGTTAGTGCCAGTTGATAACATTAAAGGCACAACCAGCAAAATTACCGTCAATCGAATAAAAGAACATTTAAGCGATGAAGGTGTGTTGCTGATCTTTCCTGCTGGCGAAGTGTCACGTTTAAGACCAACAGGGGTGCGCGATACCTTTTGGCAAAAAGGCTTTTTGAAAATCGCAAAAGCGTATCAAGCGCCCATACTGCCAATGCATGTTGATGCTAAAAATTCCCCCATGTTTTACAGCGTTTCAATGCTTTATAAACCGCTTGCGTCGTTCTTGTTAGTGAATGAAATGTTTAAGCAACGCAAACGTAATTTTCCTATACGCATCGGCGCGCTTATTCCACATAGTGCATTTGCTGATTCGCCGCTTCATGATACGCAATTAACTAAACTGTTTAAAAAACATATTTATGCCATTGGTGATGGTAAACCAGGCTATTTTCAAACTGAAAAATGCATTGCCTTGCCAGAGAATAAAGCAAATTTAAGCCGCTTAATTCGTGAAAAATGTAAATTGCTTGGGGAAACCCATGATGGAAAAATGATCTACTTGTATCAGCATGGTGATAGCTGCGTAATTATGCGTGAAATTGGCCGCTTACGCGAAATCGCGTTTCGTGCGGTGGGTGAGGGCACAAACCAAAAGCGCGATATAGATAAATACGATAGCGATTATTTACATCTGATTTTGTGGGACAAAGACGAATTAGAAATTGTCGGCGCATACCGTTTTGGTCGTGCTGATGTTTTAACACACAATGCAAAAAGCGCTGGGTTATATTCGTCAACGCTTGTGAATTACAAAGACGAAATGGCTCCTTATTTTGCAAAAGGACTCGAACTTGGTCGCAGCTTTGTGCAGCCAAAATACTGGGGCAAACGCAGCTTAGATTATTTATGGTTTGGTATAGGCGCGTATTTGCAACATCATCCTGAAATTCGCTATCTATTTGGTCCTGTTAGTATAAGCGGTACGTTACCTGAACCTGCAAAAGATCAGCTGGTAAGCTTTTATTCCCATTATTTTGCTCATCAAAGCACATTAGCAACATCAAACAATCCGTATCGCTACACAAACACGCATGAATTGCCAAATTACACAAACGACTACAAAGAAGACTTCAAAGCACTCAAAAGCACATTGGCAGAGCAAGGTGTAGCGATCCCCACTTTATACAAACAATATACCGAGTTGTGTGAGCCTGGTGGCGTTAAGTTTTTGTGTTTTGGTGTTGACCCAGACTTTAATAATAGTGTTGATGGCCTTGTTTTAGTTGATTTAAATACATTGAAACAAAACAAACGAAAACGTTATTTAAATCAGTAG
- a CDS encoding PhnD/SsuA/transferrin family substrate-binding protein yields MSVKQQCDKALSENENTFNIYVPTEQLAKQLIPYFCNNPIVAKQFGQVQLNWGHNMSDALDFIGRGNADLIMTKENLMVAFKSEYTFNYKTLLAYPDYTAFFISLNEKPKLEKEYFIDKRIGLLDYPSSRSGYILPRTLFKRLNINVDNLDIVQANSHSALRDLLAEGKVDVIASYWKQDDMDRFLENYITPISSKVSGSRWYFKMETENTELVCAINQIIHRHANAQTSPYFKDVESYVEC; encoded by the coding sequence ATGTCTGTCAAGCAACAATGTGATAAAGCGTTGTCAGAAAATGAAAATACGTTCAATATTTATGTGCCAACAGAGCAGTTAGCAAAGCAGCTTATACCGTATTTTTGTAATAACCCGATTGTTGCAAAGCAGTTTGGCCAAGTGCAGTTAAACTGGGGCCATAATATGAGTGATGCGTTAGATTTTATCGGGCGAGGTAACGCTGATTTAATCATGACTAAAGAGAATTTAATGGTTGCCTTTAAAAGTGAATACACTTTTAACTATAAAACCTTGCTTGCCTATCCTGATTACACGGCATTCTTTATCTCGTTAAATGAAAAACCAAAGCTTGAAAAAGAGTATTTTATTGATAAACGTATTGGCTTGTTGGATTACCCAAGTAGCCGTTCTGGCTACATTTTACCGAGAACGCTGTTTAAACGTTTAAATATTAACGTTGATAATTTGGACATTGTGCAGGCTAACTCACATTCTGCTCTGAGAGATCTGCTAGCTGAAGGAAAAGTCGATGTGATTGCATCGTATTGGAAGCAAGACGATATGGACCGCTTTTTGGAAAATTACATTACACCGATTAGCAGTAAAGTGAGTGGAAGTCGTTGGTATTTTAAAATGGAGACCGAAAACACAGAGCTTGTATGTGCAATTAATCAAATTATTCACCGCCATGCAAATGCCCAAACCTCTCCCTATTTTAAAGATGTAGAAAGTTATGTTGAATGTTAA
- a CDS encoding MAPEG family protein, which produces MISVIPLYAALLGLIYIYLSVATLTRRKKILVALGDGGDKLLQKKMRAHGNFQEYVPISLILIGFAEYLGAASLFVHGLGVALLVGRISHAYGVSMLHEKLVFRVTGMALTFLSILLSSIAILYLLYR; this is translated from the coding sequence GTGATATCTGTTATTCCTCTTTATGCGGCGCTGCTAGGCTTAATTTACATTTATTTGAGTGTAGCAACGCTAACGCGCCGCAAAAAAATTCTTGTCGCGTTAGGCGATGGTGGTGACAAACTGCTGCAAAAGAAAATGCGAGCGCACGGTAACTTTCAAGAATACGTACCAATTAGTTTAATATTAATCGGATTTGCCGAATACCTAGGTGCTGCATCACTGTTTGTTCATGGACTAGGTGTTGCACTGCTTGTTGGGCGTATTTCTCATGCCTATGGTGTCAGCATGCTACATGAAAAATTAGTGTTTCGCGTAACTGGTATGGCATTAACCTTCTTATCTATCTTGCTTAGCAGTATCGCAATACTCTATCTTTTATATCGTTAA
- the ushA gene encoding bifunctional UDP-sugar hydrolase/5'-nucleotidase UshA — translation MLFMNNSYATNNEQKLTILHTNDHHGRFWRNEQGEYGMAARKTLIDRLRAEAKAKNHQVLLLSGGDINTGVPESDLQYAEPDFKGMSLIGYDAMAIGNHEFDNSLDILDKQIAWANFPLLSANIFNKKTGEHAYQPYQIIKRDDLTIAVIGLTTVDTAKIANPDYVGHFEFRTPADAAAPLLEKLEKTYQPDITIAVTHMGHYVDAKHGINAPGDVTLARTLNAGALDLIIGGHSQEPVCMEGDNTADSDFLPGDECRPDRQNGTWIMQAHEWGKYVGKAEFSLKNNALTLLSYELIPVNMLRETKQDGQTVKKLASEKIPEDPKMLAFLTPYQEKGSAKISQPIGELIGDLEGSRNKVRFVQTNLGRLIAKAQSESVGADFGIISGGGIRDSIKAGDVSYKDILQVHPFKNRITYLELKGQELVDYISLAASFPPDSGAYCQFYGIEFKKENDELTITSIGNKPFDANKRYRFTLNSYNAAGGDGYPNMTKHPHFVATDTIDAEVLKNYFLQNSPVDATKI, via the coding sequence ATGCTGTTTATGAACAACAGCTACGCGACAAATAACGAGCAAAAGCTCACCATTTTGCACACCAATGACCACCACGGACGCTTTTGGCGCAATGAGCAAGGTGAGTATGGTATGGCGGCAAGAAAAACGCTTATTGACCGTTTACGTGCTGAGGCAAAAGCGAAAAATCATCAAGTGCTGTTGTTATCAGGTGGTGATATAAACACAGGCGTGCCTGAATCCGATTTACAATACGCTGAACCAGATTTTAAAGGCATGAGCTTAATTGGCTACGATGCCATGGCTATCGGTAATCACGAGTTTGATAATTCACTAGACATTCTAGATAAACAAATTGCGTGGGCAAACTTCCCTCTGCTCTCGGCAAACATATTTAACAAAAAAACGGGTGAGCATGCATACCAGCCTTACCAAATCATTAAACGTGACGATTTAACAATTGCGGTAATTGGTTTAACCACAGTCGATACGGCTAAAATCGCAAACCCTGATTATGTAGGTCATTTTGAATTTCGTACACCCGCAGATGCTGCAGCTCCTTTACTAGAAAAACTCGAAAAAACCTACCAACCCGATATTACAATCGCCGTAACGCACATGGGGCATTACGTTGATGCTAAACATGGCATTAACGCGCCAGGCGACGTGACTTTGGCTCGTACACTAAATGCAGGTGCGTTGGACCTTATTATTGGTGGACATTCACAAGAGCCTGTTTGTATGGAAGGTGACAATACTGCTGATAGCGACTTTTTACCAGGCGATGAATGCCGTCCAGATCGTCAAAATGGCACATGGATTATGCAAGCGCATGAATGGGGTAAGTATGTTGGTAAAGCTGAGTTTTCACTGAAAAACAACGCGCTTACACTACTAAGTTATGAGCTTATTCCGGTTAATATGCTGCGCGAGACAAAGCAAGATGGTCAAACCGTCAAAAAGCTTGCATCAGAAAAGATCCCGGAAGATCCTAAAATGCTCGCATTTTTAACACCGTACCAAGAGAAAGGTTCAGCAAAAATTTCACAGCCGATCGGTGAATTAATCGGTGATTTAGAAGGTTCGCGTAATAAAGTTCGCTTTGTGCAAACCAATCTAGGCCGTTTGATTGCAAAAGCACAAAGTGAAAGTGTTGGTGCAGATTTCGGTATCATAAGCGGTGGTGGTATTCGCGATTCAATTAAAGCGGGCGATGTTAGCTACAAAGATATTTTGCAGGTTCACCCATTTAAAAACCGCATTACCTATCTTGAACTAAAAGGCCAAGAACTGGTTGATTACATCAGTTTAGCTGCCAGTTTTCCACCGGATTCAGGCGCCTACTGCCAGTTTTATGGCATAGAATTTAAAAAAGAAAATGATGAATTAACCATCACTAGTATTGGGAACAAACCTTTTGATGCCAATAAACGCTATCGTTTTACACTCAATAGCTATAATGCAGCAGGCGGTGATGGCTACCCGAATATGACAAAACACCCGCATTTTGTTGCAACCGACACAATTGACGCTGAAGTATTGAAAAATTACTTTTTGCAAAACTCTCCGGTTGATGCCACTAAGATTTAA
- the yghU gene encoding glutathione-dependent disulfide-bond oxidoreductase has translation MANNQYTPPKVWQWQAGNGGKFANINRPESGATHDKTLPQGKHPLQLYSLATPNGVKVTILLEELIEVGIKDAEYDAYLIDIMEGEQFSSGFVEVNPNSKIPALLDTSTSLTTPVFESGAILLYLAEKFNCFIPQNANDRAKCLSWLFWQMGSGPALGGGFGHFYAYAPEPLEYPINRFTMEVKRQLDLLNKHLANNKYMCGDTYTIADMAIWPWYGVLVRGDLYDAAEFLAVDEYPHLKAWADRIIERPAVQRGRRVNRSWGDESEQLHERHSADDFN, from the coding sequence ATGGCTAATAATCAATATACGCCGCCAAAAGTGTGGCAATGGCAAGCAGGAAACGGTGGCAAATTTGCTAATATTAATCGTCCTGAGTCAGGTGCGACACACGATAAAACCTTGCCTCAAGGAAAACATCCGCTGCAACTTTATTCACTTGCTACGCCAAATGGTGTAAAGGTGACGATTCTGCTCGAAGAACTAATTGAAGTGGGTATTAAAGACGCTGAATACGATGCGTACTTAATTGATATTATGGAAGGCGAACAGTTCAGTTCAGGTTTTGTCGAGGTTAACCCTAACTCTAAAATTCCTGCGCTGCTTGATACCTCAACATCATTAACCACACCTGTGTTTGAATCAGGTGCGATTTTGCTTTACCTCGCTGAAAAATTTAATTGTTTTATTCCGCAAAATGCAAATGACAGGGCGAAATGTTTATCTTGGCTATTTTGGCAAATGGGCAGCGGCCCCGCATTAGGTGGCGGGTTTGGTCATTTTTACGCGTATGCACCTGAGCCACTGGAATACCCAATTAACCGATTTACTATGGAAGTAAAACGCCAGTTGGATCTACTAAACAAACACTTAGCAAACAATAAATACATGTGTGGTGACACCTACACGATTGCTGATATGGCAATTTGGCCGTGGTACGGTGTATTAGTACGCGGTGATTTATATGACGCTGCTGAGTTTTTAGCGGTAGATGAATACCCACATTTAAAGGCATGGGCAGACCGTATAATTGAACGACCAGCTGTGCAACGAGGCCGTAGAGTAAACCGCAGTTGGGGCGATGAAAGTGAGCAATTGCACGAACGCCATAGTGCGGACGATTTTAATTAA
- a CDS encoding insulinase family protein produces MKKALSLSALALAVLVGCNATNQANTSSNNPNLYAESLVVSPNDNREYKTLKLSNEIEVVLVSDPSVDKSAAALSVGVGLLHDPMTQQGMAHYLEHMLFLGTERFPDTNEYSEFMTKNGGAHNAYTWLDITNYMFKANNDAFEEGLDRFSDFFKSPKLYPEYTDKEKNAVNAEWSMRRELDFFGQFKLARKMMGEHPANRFLIGNLETLGDKEGSKLHTETVAFFDKYYSSNIMKVALLSNKPLAEMEALANKYFSDIKNKNIEKPSVTAKVDLTKVGGKKVFYKPNKDVKQLTLDFTIENNSDQFALKPNRFLSYLIYSEMPGTPATLLREKGWISDLGANASPSHYGNYGTFSIDVTLTDSGMEHRDEIVAIIMQYIDLIREKGVDKKYFDEIRTSLNNQFKFLEKGDEFGYVSNLAGAMQVYPTNHVINAPYYYGQFDEKAIEQVLDQLTPETLKIWYVSQKEETDSTLHFYDGNYRIADISQDEINSWKAPTNVAMNLPAVNRLLPESFDLKAVSNEIKEKPQLVHDTKHIKVWQFASKNFSHQPKGMLKVYINNPATLSDMDTAILLSVWQDLYSKNVVALNTEAGVGGMSMSLSDSNGVVFTVNGFTDKQSELIVAGMNELRVEPTELEFNQAKDRFLRAVANKSKNFPYSQAFNAFYKVTSQGSYEDAALIERAKSLSISDLNKVMQQVLTNNQVRVFMFGNYDQNDVKTVVSSLEKALPSEVTTTQYARAKAWLPKAGQVFSVQRDIDVADVALVDMHMHPVKGKKQEAQGLVLQGHFSNKVFDKLRTEEQLAYAVGGFSTTLDDYVGFGMYIQTPVKGPGEMQARFDEYKLEYKKELDAISEETFAQLKNAVLIKLNEQPKNLGDELRPYLSDWYEENFDFNSKAELIKEVEQVTLADVKDFYAKTVLNKDAARLNVQMRGTKFADKAFGKIDNQTIISDFTNAGQVLDYQN; encoded by the coding sequence ATGAAAAAAGCACTTAGCCTAAGTGCATTAGCACTTGCTGTTTTAGTTGGCTGTAATGCAACTAACCAAGCTAATACCTCTTCGAATAATCCAAATCTTTACGCAGAATCATTGGTTGTTAGCCCGAACGATAACCGCGAATACAAAACATTAAAATTAAGCAACGAGATTGAAGTTGTTTTAGTGTCAGACCCAAGTGTTGATAAATCTGCTGCAGCGCTCAGTGTGGGTGTTGGTTTATTGCATGATCCAATGACACAACAAGGTATGGCGCATTATTTAGAGCATATGTTGTTTTTAGGCACTGAACGTTTTCCTGATACTAACGAATATTCAGAGTTTATGACCAAAAATGGTGGTGCTCATAATGCATATACTTGGTTAGATATTACCAACTATATGTTCAAAGCGAACAACGATGCATTTGAAGAAGGGCTTGATCGTTTTTCTGATTTCTTTAAATCACCGAAGCTTTATCCAGAGTATACCGACAAAGAAAAGAACGCTGTAAACGCTGAATGGTCAATGCGTCGCGAGCTTGATTTCTTTGGTCAGTTCAAACTGGCTCGTAAAATGATGGGCGAACACCCGGCAAACCGCTTTTTAATCGGTAATTTAGAAACCCTTGGTGATAAAGAAGGCAGCAAGCTACACACTGAAACCGTTGCCTTTTTTGATAAATATTATTCATCAAATATCATGAAAGTAGCATTACTTAGCAATAAGCCACTTGCTGAGATGGAAGCGCTAGCGAATAAATACTTTTCAGATATTAAAAATAAAAATATTGAAAAGCCGAGTGTTACAGCAAAAGTTGACTTAACGAAAGTTGGCGGTAAAAAGGTATTTTATAAGCCAAACAAAGACGTTAAACAATTAACACTCGACTTCACAATCGAAAACAATAGCGACCAATTTGCGCTCAAGCCAAATCGTTTTCTGTCATACCTAATTTATTCAGAAATGCCGGGCACACCAGCTACGTTATTACGTGAAAAGGGTTGGATCTCAGATCTCGGTGCTAATGCATCGCCTTCACATTATGGTAACTATGGTACGTTCTCAATCGATGTCACGTTAACAGACAGTGGTATGGAACACCGTGATGAGATTGTTGCCATTATCATGCAGTACATCGACCTTATTCGCGAAAAAGGCGTTGATAAGAAGTACTTTGATGAAATCAGAACATCACTTAATAACCAGTTCAAATTCTTAGAAAAAGGCGATGAATTTGGTTATGTATCTAACCTTGCAGGCGCAATGCAAGTTTATCCAACGAATCATGTGATTAATGCACCATATTATTATGGTCAGTTTGACGAAAAAGCAATTGAACAAGTGCTTGATCAACTTACACCTGAAACGTTAAAAATTTGGTACGTAAGCCAAAAAGAAGAAACAGACAGTACACTTCATTTCTATGATGGTAACTACCGCATTGCTGATATTTCACAAGACGAAATTAACAGCTGGAAAGCGCCAACAAACGTTGCAATGAACTTGCCTGCAGTAAATCGTTTATTGCCAGAAAGCTTTGATTTAAAAGCCGTGAGCAATGAAATTAAAGAGAAGCCGCAACTTGTTCACGACACTAAGCATATTAAAGTATGGCAGTTTGCGAGCAAAAACTTCTCGCACCAGCCAAAAGGCATGCTGAAAGTGTATATTAATAACCCAGCAACGCTTAGCGATATGGACACAGCGATTCTATTATCAGTTTGGCAAGACTTATACAGTAAGAATGTCGTTGCATTGAATACAGAAGCAGGTGTGGGCGGTATGTCTATGAGCCTTTCTGATTCAAACGGTGTGGTATTCACTGTAAATGGTTTTACCGATAAACAAAGCGAACTGATTGTAGCCGGTATGAACGAATTACGTGTCGAGCCAACCGAACTTGAGTTTAACCAAGCGAAAGACCGTTTCTTACGTGCCGTTGCAAACAAGAGCAAAAACTTCCCTTACAGCCAAGCATTCAATGCGTTTTATAAAGTAACAAGCCAAGGCAGTTATGAAGACGCTGCACTGATTGAACGTGCAAAATCGCTTTCAATTAGCGACTTAAACAAAGTAATGCAGCAGGTACTTACTAACAACCAAGTACGCGTATTTATGTTTGGTAACTACGACCAGAATGACGTGAAAACCGTTGTATCTAGTCTTGAAAAAGCGCTACCTAGCGAGGTGACGACAACGCAATACGCACGCGCGAAAGCGTGGTTACCAAAAGCTGGTCAAGTATTTAGCGTACAACGTGATATTGACGTAGCCGATGTTGCTTTAGTTGATATGCATATGCACCCAGTAAAAGGTAAGAAACAAGAAGCGCAAGGGCTTGTTTTACAAGGTCACTTTAGCAATAAAGTATTCGATAAATTACGTACCGAAGAGCAACTAGCCTACGCAGTAGGTGGCTTTAGCACCACGCTTGACGACTATGTTGGTTTTGGTATGTATATTCAAACACCAGTTAAAGGCCCAGGTGAAATGCAGGCGCGTTTCGATGAATACAAGCTTGAGTACAAAAAAGAGCTTGATGCAATTAGCGAAGAGACGTTTGCGCAACTTAAAAATGCGGTTCTGATCAAGCTAAACGAGCAACCGAAAAACCTAGGTGATGAATTAAGACCATACTTATCAGATTGGTATGAAGAAAACTTTGATTTCAACTCAAAAGCTGAGCTGATCAAAGAAGTAGAACAAGTAACACTTGCTGATGTTAAAGACTTTTACGCAAAAACGGTACTTAATAAAGATGCAGCGCGCTTAAACGTGCAAATGCGCGGTACTAAATTTGCGGACAAGGCATTTGGCAAAATCGATAATCAGACGATTATTTCTGATTTTACAAATGCAGGTCAGGTACTTGATTATCAAAATTAA